One genomic region from Arthrobacter pigmenti encodes:
- a CDS encoding acyltransferase domain-containing protein encodes MLAILCPGQGSQSPGFLTPWLDLPGVREHLEALSDAAGLDLIRHGTVSDEETIRDTAVAQPLIVAAGLVASRVLLEDAALTASTVIAGHSVGELTASAIAGALTEQDAVALVKTRAQAMAAAASVTPTGMSAVLGGDHDDVVATLERHGLTPANANGGGQIVAAGTLDQLTALAADPPSKSRVIPLKVAGAFHTHHMATAVEALEALRPSLSPTTPLATLLSNYDGEPVASGETNLDSLIAQVSRPVRWDLCMARLQAMGVSGVLELPPAGTLTGLAKRGMRGTAGLALKSPEDLDAARTFLAEHSRTAGPVAAPIAEGIE; translated from the coding sequence GTGCTTGCAATTCTCTGCCCAGGACAGGGCTCCCAATCTCCCGGGTTCCTGACCCCCTGGCTCGACCTGCCCGGTGTGCGCGAGCACCTCGAAGCGCTCAGTGACGCTGCGGGACTGGATTTGATCCGGCATGGAACGGTCTCTGACGAGGAGACAATCCGGGATACCGCGGTTGCTCAGCCGCTTATCGTTGCCGCCGGCCTGGTTGCGTCGAGGGTGCTGCTCGAGGATGCCGCGCTCACCGCTTCCACCGTCATTGCCGGCCACTCCGTGGGCGAGCTGACCGCCTCCGCGATCGCCGGAGCACTTACCGAGCAGGACGCCGTCGCGCTGGTAAAGACCCGCGCGCAGGCCATGGCAGCCGCTGCCTCCGTGACACCCACGGGCATGAGCGCCGTACTGGGCGGGGACCACGACGACGTCGTCGCCACCCTTGAGCGCCACGGTCTCACTCCGGCGAACGCAAACGGCGGCGGTCAGATTGTCGCTGCGGGCACCCTGGACCAGCTCACGGCGCTCGCTGCGGATCCGCCGTCGAAATCCCGGGTTATCCCGTTGAAAGTGGCCGGCGCCTTCCACACGCACCACATGGCCACCGCAGTGGAGGCGCTCGAAGCGCTTCGCCCCTCGTTGTCTCCGACAACTCCGCTGGCTACACTGCTTTCCAATTACGACGGCGAACCAGTCGCGTCCGGCGAGACCAACCTGGACAGCCTGATTGCACAGGTTTCGCGTCCGGTCCGCTGGGATCTCTGCATGGCGCGTCTGCAGGCGATGGGTGTGTCCGGGGTACTCGAGCTTCCCCCCGCCGGTACGTTGACCGGGTTGGCGAAGCGGGGCATGCGCGGAACTGCCGGCCTCGCGTTGAAGAGCCCCGAAGATCTTGATGCTGCACGTACTTTCCTTGCAGAGCACTCCCGCACAGCGGGTCCAGTTGCTGCCCCGATCGCAGAAGGAATCGAGTGA
- a CDS encoding beta-ketoacyl-ACP synthase 3, with protein MTTPTLKQAALREHTRIHGLGIFRPDVIVTNDDICQWIDSSDEWIRQRTGIVTRHRADKDTSVIDMAEAAGRAAMADAGIEASQLGAVLVSTVTHPYATPSAAAQLADRLGATPAPAYDISAACAGYCYGIAQADALVHAGTAEYVLVVGVEKLSDFIDNSERTISFLLGDGAGAVVVGPSDAPGIGPSVWGSDGSKHESIRMTHSLLDIRDLSLAARADGGLTAGASAETETALWPTMRQDGPTVFRWAVWEMAKVAQQALDAAGIRAEDLVAFLPHQANIRIIDEMVKQLGMPDHVAVARDIVDAGNTSAASIPLAMHRLLSENPSLSGGLALQIGFGAGLVFGAQVVVLP; from the coding sequence GTGACCACTCCCACCCTCAAGCAGGCTGCCCTGCGCGAACACACCCGTATTCACGGACTTGGAATTTTCCGTCCGGACGTAATCGTCACAAATGACGACATCTGTCAGTGGATCGATTCCTCGGATGAGTGGATCCGGCAGCGCACCGGCATTGTTACCCGCCACCGTGCGGACAAGGACACTTCCGTTATCGACATGGCGGAAGCGGCCGGGCGTGCAGCAATGGCCGACGCCGGAATCGAGGCTTCGCAACTTGGTGCGGTCCTTGTCTCGACGGTGACGCACCCCTACGCCACGCCGTCAGCCGCCGCGCAACTCGCGGACCGGCTGGGCGCTACCCCGGCTCCGGCCTACGACATCTCTGCCGCCTGCGCAGGCTACTGCTACGGCATTGCACAGGCCGATGCGCTGGTGCATGCAGGAACCGCTGAGTACGTGCTCGTGGTCGGCGTGGAGAAGCTCTCGGACTTCATAGACAACTCTGAGCGCACCATATCGTTCCTTCTCGGTGACGGGGCGGGAGCCGTCGTCGTCGGTCCTTCTGATGCGCCGGGCATTGGCCCCTCTGTGTGGGGTTCGGATGGAAGCAAGCACGAATCCATCCGGATGACGCACTCGTTGCTGGACATCAGGGACCTCTCGCTGGCTGCCCGCGCCGACGGCGGACTGACCGCAGGCGCCTCAGCAGAAACTGAAACAGCGCTCTGGCCAACCATGCGCCAGGACGGCCCTACGGTGTTCCGCTGGGCGGTCTGGGAGATGGCGAAGGTTGCCCAGCAGGCGCTCGATGCGGCAGGTATCCGCGCCGAGGACCTTGTTGCCTTCCTGCCCCACCAGGCGAACATCCGGATCATCGACGAAATGGTCAAGCAGCTCGGAATGCCGGACCACGTCGCGGTTGCGCGGGACATCGTCGACGCCGGCAACACATCGGCCGCCTCTATCCCCCTCGCAATGCACCGCCTACTCTCCGAGAACCCGTCTCTGAGCGGTGGACTTGCGCTGCAGATCGGCTTCGGAGCGGGTCTCGTGTTCGGCGCGCAGGTAGTTGTCCTCCCATAA
- a CDS encoding acyl carrier protein translates to MASNEEILAGLAEIVNEETGLAPESVEMDKSFTDDLDIDSISMMTIVVNAEEKFGVRIPDEEVKNLKTVGDAVGFIANAQS, encoded by the coding sequence ATGGCTAGCAACGAAGAAATCCTCGCCGGACTTGCCGAGATCGTCAACGAAGAAACCGGCCTCGCACCGGAGTCCGTCGAGATGGACAAGTCCTTCACCGACGACCTGGACATCGACTCCATCTCCATGATGACCATCGTGGTCAACGCCGAGGAAAAATTCGGTGTCCGTATCCCGGATGAGGAAGTCAAGAACCTCAAGACCGTTGGAGACGCCGTCGGCTTCATCGCCAACGCACAGTCCTGA
- the fabF gene encoding beta-ketoacyl-ACP synthase II has translation MARKVVITGLGATTPIGGDVPTMWENALKGVSGARTIEADWVAEYELPVTFAAQVSTPASEVLSRVEAKRMDPSTQFAVIAAREAWRDSGLEEVDHDRFAVAFATGIGGVWTLLDAWDTLRAKGPRRVLPMTVPMLMPNGPAAAVSLDLGARAGAHTPVSACASGTEALHQGLELIRSRKADVVMCGGAEAAIHPMPIAAFASMQALSRRNDDPEHASRPYDIDRDGFVMGEGAGALLLEAEEHALARGARIYGELAGTSVTADAYHITAPDPEGLGATRALKAAMFDARVQASDVVHVNAHATSTPVGDQPEYVALKTALGNQVESVAVSATKSQTGHLLGASGAVEAVMTVLAVYERRTPVTINLENQDPEIPLDVVTSARDLPGGDIVALSNSFGFGGHNAVIVVKNV, from the coding sequence ATGGCACGCAAAGTAGTCATCACCGGCCTGGGCGCCACTACACCCATCGGCGGCGACGTTCCCACCATGTGGGAAAACGCGCTGAAGGGTGTCTCAGGGGCCCGAACAATCGAAGCCGACTGGGTAGCGGAGTACGAGCTGCCCGTCACCTTCGCAGCACAGGTGTCGACGCCGGCGAGTGAGGTCCTGAGCCGCGTTGAAGCCAAGCGCATGGATCCTTCCACCCAGTTCGCGGTCATCGCAGCACGGGAGGCGTGGCGCGACTCCGGGCTGGAGGAGGTCGACCACGACCGCTTCGCAGTGGCGTTTGCCACCGGAATCGGAGGTGTGTGGACTCTGCTCGACGCCTGGGACACTCTTCGCGCGAAAGGTCCTCGCCGGGTCCTTCCGATGACGGTGCCCATGCTGATGCCCAACGGCCCGGCAGCGGCAGTGAGCCTCGACCTTGGCGCACGTGCCGGCGCCCATACTCCCGTTTCAGCCTGTGCTTCCGGAACCGAAGCCCTTCATCAGGGGCTTGAACTTATCCGCTCCCGGAAGGCCGACGTTGTCATGTGCGGCGGCGCCGAAGCGGCCATTCACCCGATGCCGATCGCGGCTTTTGCGTCCATGCAGGCGTTGTCGCGCCGCAATGATGATCCGGAACACGCGTCACGGCCCTACGACATCGACCGTGACGGCTTCGTCATGGGCGAGGGCGCCGGTGCGCTTCTCCTAGAGGCAGAGGAACATGCGCTGGCCCGCGGAGCACGAATCTACGGCGAACTGGCCGGAACTTCGGTAACCGCGGATGCGTATCACATCACGGCTCCCGACCCCGAGGGGCTCGGGGCTACCCGTGCTTTGAAGGCGGCCATGTTCGATGCACGCGTTCAGGCTTCGGATGTTGTCCACGTGAATGCGCACGCGACATCAACGCCCGTTGGAGACCAGCCCGAGTACGTTGCACTGAAAACCGCTCTGGGGAACCAGGTGGAATCCGTCGCGGTGTCCGCGACCAAATCACAGACAGGACACCTCCTCGGTGCATCCGGCGCAGTAGAGGCGGTCATGACGGTTCTCGCGGTTTACGAGCGGAGGACTCCGGTCACCATCAACCTCGAAAACCAGGATCCGGAGATTCCACTGGACGTAGTGACCTCTGCCCGGGATCTGCCCGGAGGTGACATTGTGGCGCTCAGCAACTCATTCGGGTTCGGAGGGCACAATGCCGTGATCGTGGTCAAGAACGTCTGA
- a CDS encoding DUF3145 domain-containing protein, with amino-acid sequence MSVVMARGVLYVHSAPSALCPHIEWAIGSVIDQRVDLQWSPQSAAPGMFRAELSWVAPQGSGAKLASALRGWAHLRYEVTEEQSAGADGGRWSHTPELGIFHATTDVHGNVMISEDRIRYAYETGAGDPAAVYHELSLALGESWDEELEPFRHAGEGAPVRWLHQVG; translated from the coding sequence ATGTCTGTTGTGATGGCTCGCGGTGTTTTGTACGTACACTCAGCCCCTTCTGCGTTGTGCCCTCATATCGAGTGGGCCATCGGATCGGTGATCGACCAGCGAGTGGATCTCCAGTGGTCGCCGCAGTCTGCCGCGCCCGGAATGTTCCGCGCCGAACTCTCCTGGGTTGCCCCTCAAGGGTCGGGAGCAAAATTGGCGTCTGCCCTGCGCGGCTGGGCGCATCTGCGTTATGAAGTCACCGAGGAACAGAGCGCCGGAGCCGACGGCGGGCGTTGGTCCCACACTCCGGAGTTGGGAATCTTCCACGCAACAACTGACGTCCACGGCAACGTGATGATTTCAGAAGACCGTATCCGGTACGCCTATGAGACCGGAGCGGGCGACCCCGCGGCCGTCTACCACGAGCTGTCCCTGGCGTTGGGCGAGTCCTGGGACGAGGAACTAGAACCCTTCCGTCATGCAGGAGAAGGCGCTCCGGTTCGCTGGCTGCATCAGGTGGGCTAA
- a CDS encoding tyrosine recombinase XerC — MRTTGSGAAADAPGYPAFTNEAQGFIRYLAQERNRSAHTIRAYRGDIEHFTAFAAGQGLTSLQEVDLSCLRAWLGSLDRTGQSRATLARRAATVRSFLAWAAREDLIPADPSLRLKAPKRQSALPDVLTVSQLEPLLAATQAAAVGGEPAALRARAVLELLYGSGIRVGELVGLDIDDLDTDRRTLKVLGKGNRERTVPYGVPAAHAVHDWLARGRPRWVRTESGAALFLGPRGGRLDQRQARSIVDKLLRTVEGTGARGPHTLRHTAATHLLDGGADLRSVQELLGHRSLSTTQLYTHVSVDRLRRSYEQAHPRA; from the coding sequence ATGAGGACTACAGGGAGCGGAGCCGCGGCTGATGCTCCCGGATATCCAGCGTTCACGAATGAGGCTCAGGGCTTCATCCGTTATCTCGCACAGGAACGAAATCGCTCTGCCCACACGATTCGCGCCTATCGCGGCGATATCGAACATTTTACCGCCTTCGCCGCCGGACAAGGACTGACCTCGCTGCAGGAGGTCGATCTCTCCTGCCTGAGGGCGTGGCTAGGCTCGTTGGACCGGACAGGCCAGTCCCGAGCCACGCTGGCACGCCGGGCAGCTACCGTCCGGAGTTTTCTGGCGTGGGCGGCAAGGGAGGACCTGATCCCGGCGGACCCTTCCCTTCGCCTCAAGGCGCCAAAACGACAAAGTGCGTTGCCGGATGTGTTGACGGTGTCCCAGCTCGAGCCTCTGCTGGCGGCAACGCAGGCGGCGGCCGTTGGCGGGGAGCCTGCTGCCCTGCGTGCACGTGCGGTACTGGAACTGTTGTACGGCTCCGGGATCCGTGTGGGCGAGCTGGTGGGACTGGACATCGATGATCTCGATACTGATCGCCGGACCCTCAAGGTTCTTGGGAAAGGAAACCGGGAGCGCACCGTTCCCTACGGCGTTCCGGCAGCACACGCCGTCCACGACTGGCTGGCAAGAGGAAGGCCTCGGTGGGTGCGGACCGAGAGCGGCGCCGCGCTTTTCCTCGGCCCCCGGGGAGGGCGCCTCGATCAACGCCAGGCGCGGTCAATTGTGGACAAGCTCCTGCGCACCGTTGAAGGCACCGGCGCTAGGGGCCCCCACACGCTGCGTCACACGGCAGCAACGCACCTGCTCGACGGCGGTGCGGACCTGCGGTCCGTCCAGGAACTTCTCGGGCATCGCAGCCTCTCGACCACCCAGCTTTACACACACGTGTCGGTTGACCGCCTCCGACGGAGTTACGAGCAGGCGCACCCGAGGGCCTGA
- a CDS encoding methylated-DNA--[protein]-cysteine S-methyltransferase, with amino-acid sequence MTTFTIFDSPIGGLVLVARGGGLTGVYHEYHSPEPSPVLLGAPFDPLAGEADNPRGSEAGSVDAARLESENAAEVFRVATEWLEGYFSGQIADRIPYVLNRGTDFQREVWAAVSEIPYGETRTYKDIAAAMGNQDMGRAIGAAVRANPLSIVIPGHRVVGSGGAITGYAAGVAVKRALLELETTVAMSAVA; translated from the coding sequence ATGACAACTTTCACGATTTTCGATAGTCCGATCGGTGGACTGGTTCTGGTGGCCCGCGGGGGCGGCCTGACCGGTGTCTATCATGAGTACCACTCACCTGAGCCGTCTCCTGTCCTCCTCGGTGCGCCTTTTGACCCGCTCGCCGGCGAAGCTGACAACCCAAGAGGATCGGAAGCCGGAAGCGTAGATGCGGCCCGCTTGGAGAGCGAGAATGCCGCGGAGGTGTTCCGCGTCGCTACTGAATGGCTCGAAGGTTACTTCAGCGGACAGATAGCTGACAGGATCCCCTACGTGTTGAACCGTGGAACCGATTTCCAACGCGAGGTGTGGGCAGCTGTCTCGGAGATTCCGTACGGTGAAACGCGTACCTATAAGGACATTGCCGCTGCCATGGGTAACCAGGACATGGGACGGGCGATAGGCGCCGCCGTCAGGGCGAACCCGCTCTCGATCGTCATTCCCGGCCACCGCGTCGTGGGTTCCGGCGGAGCGATCACGGGTTACGCGGCGGGTGTCGCCGTGAAGCGCGCGCTCCTTGAGCTGGAAACGACCGTAGCGATGTCCGCCGTGGCGTAA
- the dprA gene encoding DNA-processing protein DprA, whose protein sequence is MSAADWSQVQIARAALSRLFEPSDNIGMALVAAAGPEEALGIATGRTRCGPTLHRAFLEVLADTGHQVRTDVLTGAVARWGSRKDSLVPLRDLETVKRFGGTLLTPESEAWPAALTDLQLGMPLCLWVRGESPTTIPPLERVVAIVGSRDSTSYGSSVTAEMAAGLVNRGYTVVSGGAYGIDAQAHRSALMTAREDHPLPTLGVLACGIDRYYPAGNEELLREIARRGLLVSEVPPGSAPSRWRFLQRNRLIAALSAVTVVAEARWRSGALNTAHHAAGLGRAVGAVPGSIQSANSAGCHRLLRDGSAICVTDAAEIAELAGPLALVSGPERPAVKAVHDGLTVEDLLLLDALPVRASSTVDKLASVAGLSLPGVLSGLGRLEADKLAERSDDGGWRKTRH, encoded by the coding sequence ATGAGCGCCGCCGACTGGAGTCAGGTACAGATTGCCCGAGCAGCGCTGTCCCGATTGTTCGAACCCTCTGACAACATCGGGATGGCCCTGGTCGCAGCCGCGGGGCCAGAAGAGGCGTTGGGAATCGCAACCGGCCGCACCCGCTGCGGGCCCACCCTGCACCGTGCGTTCCTCGAGGTTCTCGCTGACACCGGTCACCAGGTGCGCACCGACGTATTGACCGGAGCGGTTGCCCGGTGGGGTTCAAGGAAGGACAGCCTGGTACCCCTGCGCGATCTGGAGACGGTGAAACGCTTTGGCGGTACCCTGCTGACTCCGGAGTCGGAGGCTTGGCCGGCTGCACTCACCGACCTTCAGCTCGGAATGCCGCTGTGCCTGTGGGTACGAGGCGAGTCTCCTACAACCATTCCTCCGCTCGAACGGGTGGTGGCCATCGTGGGATCGCGCGACAGTACCAGTTACGGCTCCTCGGTCACGGCAGAGATGGCGGCCGGACTGGTTAACCGCGGGTACACGGTGGTCTCGGGCGGAGCCTATGGTATTGATGCGCAGGCCCATCGCTCGGCGCTGATGACCGCGCGGGAAGACCACCCGCTTCCTACCCTCGGTGTATTGGCATGCGGCATTGACCGCTACTACCCGGCTGGCAACGAAGAGCTCCTGAGGGAAATCGCCCGCAGGGGTTTGCTGGTCTCGGAGGTCCCTCCGGGCTCAGCTCCGTCTCGTTGGCGCTTCCTCCAGCGAAACAGGCTCATCGCAGCCTTGAGCGCGGTCACGGTGGTCGCCGAAGCCCGGTGGCGCTCCGGCGCCCTCAACACGGCACACCATGCCGCTGGTCTCGGGCGCGCAGTCGGAGCCGTGCCCGGGTCTATCCAATCCGCTAATTCGGCGGGGTGTCACCGACTCCTCCGCGATGGCAGTGCCATCTGCGTCACTGATGCAGCCGAAATCGCCGAGCTTGCCGGCCCTTTGGCATTGGTGTCAGGGCCGGAACGTCCTGCGGTCAAAGCCGTCCACGACGGATTGACAGTGGAGGACCTCCTGCTTCTTGATGCATTGCCGGTCAGGGCGTCTTCGACGGTGGACAAGCTTGCGTCGGTTGCCGGGCTCAGCCTGCCGGGCGTCCTCTCGGGTCTCGGGCGCCTTGAGGCGGACAAGCTGGCGGAACGGTCCGACGACGGCGGGTGGCGCAAGACACGGCACTAG
- a CDS encoding YifB family Mg chelatase-like AAA ATPase: MPLGRTYAISLVGLNGYIVEVESDIGQTLPAFVLLGLPDASLSEARERIRAAARNAGLPLTRRKITVNLIPASLPKRGSGFDLAIVMSALAAAGDIRNCGRTVFLSELGLDGRLRAINGVLPAVMAAVEAGYPNIVVASDNAAEAALVPQAVVRGFDSLAEVALAFGADAAAVELPTPDQPELSRMAQPRDVAIVPKDMSDVAGQSDARLAVEVAAAGAHHLMMVGPPGAGKTMLAERIPGILPNLTDEQAMQVTAIHSLSSAVACRELRRRPPFESPHHTASAASIIGGGSGIPRPGAASRAHRGVLFLDEAPEYQRRILDALREPLESGELVLHRAAGTATYPARFQLVLAANPCPCGLASGKGMNCTCSAQQRRLYFGRISAPLLDRVDLQLAMHRVALKDFSGSPATDTSAAVAARVAGAREMQRDRLFQWGFHTNAEVPAKLLHDELRLSRKATKSLDLTMEQGAITKRGYDRVLRVAWSVADLAGKSIPSSDDVELALVFRTQQDAA, encoded by the coding sequence ATGCCGCTCGGCCGCACGTACGCCATCTCACTGGTGGGACTGAACGGGTACATTGTCGAGGTCGAATCTGACATCGGGCAGACGCTGCCCGCTTTCGTCCTGTTGGGCCTACCAGATGCTTCCTTGTCGGAAGCCCGGGAGCGGATCCGGGCAGCGGCCCGGAATGCCGGACTGCCGCTGACCCGGCGGAAGATCACAGTGAACCTGATTCCGGCGTCTCTGCCGAAGCGTGGATCCGGTTTCGACCTCGCAATCGTCATGTCAGCGCTGGCCGCTGCCGGAGACATCCGGAACTGCGGCCGCACCGTCTTTCTATCCGAGCTCGGCCTCGACGGTCGCCTCCGGGCAATCAACGGTGTCCTGCCGGCGGTCATGGCTGCCGTCGAGGCAGGCTATCCGAATATCGTCGTGGCAAGCGATAACGCCGCCGAAGCCGCCCTCGTTCCGCAGGCGGTGGTCCGTGGCTTTGATTCTCTGGCGGAGGTGGCACTGGCTTTCGGGGCGGACGCTGCCGCAGTGGAGCTTCCCACACCGGACCAGCCGGAACTCTCCCGCATGGCTCAACCCAGGGACGTCGCGATTGTGCCCAAGGACATGTCCGACGTCGCCGGGCAGTCAGATGCACGCCTTGCTGTGGAGGTCGCCGCGGCCGGGGCGCACCACCTCATGATGGTCGGCCCGCCCGGTGCGGGAAAAACCATGCTCGCAGAGCGGATCCCGGGCATACTGCCTAATCTCACGGACGAGCAGGCCATGCAGGTGACCGCGATCCATTCGCTCAGTAGCGCCGTTGCGTGTCGTGAACTGCGCCGCAGGCCACCGTTCGAGAGCCCTCATCACACAGCCAGCGCCGCCTCCATCATCGGCGGGGGAAGCGGGATTCCGCGTCCCGGTGCAGCCTCGCGGGCACACCGGGGCGTCCTCTTCCTGGACGAGGCGCCTGAGTACCAGCGCCGAATTCTCGATGCGTTGCGGGAGCCGTTGGAAAGTGGCGAGCTTGTGTTGCACCGTGCGGCCGGTACAGCAACATATCCGGCCAGATTCCAGCTGGTTCTTGCCGCGAATCCGTGCCCGTGCGGTCTGGCGAGCGGCAAAGGCATGAACTGCACATGTTCCGCGCAGCAGCGAAGGCTCTACTTCGGCCGGATTTCGGCGCCACTCCTTGACCGGGTTGACCTGCAGTTGGCCATGCACCGTGTGGCGCTGAAGGACTTCTCAGGCTCTCCAGCTACCGACACGAGTGCCGCGGTTGCCGCCAGGGTCGCAGGGGCACGGGAAATGCAGCGGGACCGGCTGTTCCAATGGGGCTTCCATACCAACGCAGAGGTTCCCGCCAAATTGCTTCATGATGAACTTCGCCTGTCTCGCAAGGCAACAAAGTCGCTGGATCTAACCATGGAGCAAGGGGCAATAACCAAGCGTGGCTATGACCGAGTGCTGCGCGTCGCGTGGAGCGTAGCGGACCTCGCCGGGAAATCAATACCGAGCAGTGACGACGTTGAACTGGCACTGGTCTTCAGGACCCAGCAGGACGCAGCATGA
- a CDS encoding YraN family protein, with product MKTKDELGRRGEALAARFLEDAGLRVIDRNWRCTVGEIDLVAVDGATLVVVEVKTRSTEKFGHPLEAITPGKLERLYLLASRWARAHDLRFSGFRVDAVAIVDDGVNAPVIDHLRAVS from the coding sequence ATGAAAACAAAGGACGAGCTGGGCAGGCGCGGTGAAGCGCTGGCCGCCCGGTTTCTGGAAGACGCCGGGCTCCGGGTCATTGACCGGAACTGGCGGTGCACGGTAGGCGAGATCGACCTCGTGGCCGTCGACGGCGCCACTTTGGTGGTGGTCGAGGTAAAGACCAGGTCCACGGAGAAGTTTGGCCATCCGCTCGAGGCCATCACGCCGGGCAAGCTGGAGCGGCTGTATCTCCTTGCCTCGCGGTGGGCACGCGCACACGACCTTCGGTTCTCAGGGTTCCGTGTGGATGCGGTCGCGATCGTCGACGACGGCGTCAACGCACCGGTGATTGACCACCTTCGGGCGGTGAGCTGA
- a CDS encoding DUF2469 domain-containing protein, with product MSAEDLENYETDMELQLYREYRDVVSLFNYVVETERRFYLANHVDLQARSADGEIYFDLTLNDAWVWDVYRSARFVKTVRVITFKDVNVEELAKTDDISLPKDGSLGG from the coding sequence ATGAGCGCCGAGGATCTTGAGAACTACGAAACCGACATGGAGTTGCAGCTCTACCGTGAGTACCGCGACGTCGTCAGTCTCTTCAACTATGTGGTGGAAACAGAGCGGCGTTTCTACCTCGCCAACCACGTGGATTTGCAGGCGCGCTCGGCGGACGGCGAAATCTACTTCGACCTGACCCTCAATGATGCCTGGGTGTGGGATGTTTACCGGTCCGCCCGGTTCGTGAAGACTGTCCGGGTCATTACGTTCAAAGACGTCAACGTTGAGGAGTTGGCCAAGACTGACGACATCTCCCTGCCGAAGGACGGCTCGCTCGGCGGCTGA
- a CDS encoding ribonuclease HII: MTGKAPTLRYERSFLAEGHRFLAGCDEVGRGALAGPVTVGLVVIDITAAKGLRGVRDSKLLSAADREALVPKIQRWALAYGVGHATAGEIDATGLMAALRAAGNRAWAQASRTVRPDAVILDGNHNWLAPSAQGSLFEDVETREISCDAPVHTRIKADLQCLSVAAASVLAKVERDHLMVEFSRRYPGYGWEINKGYATAGHRAAIDGLGPSREHRRTWRLGTGTGMSVPAVEIGG, translated from the coding sequence GTGACCGGGAAGGCGCCTACCCTGCGGTACGAACGGTCATTCCTTGCAGAAGGCCATCGCTTCCTAGCCGGCTGTGACGAGGTGGGCCGGGGGGCCCTTGCCGGACCGGTAACTGTTGGGCTGGTAGTCATCGATATCACTGCTGCGAAGGGCTTGCGTGGTGTGCGGGATAGCAAGCTTCTGAGCGCTGCTGACCGGGAAGCACTGGTGCCGAAGATTCAGCGCTGGGCACTCGCATACGGTGTTGGCCACGCTACGGCCGGCGAAATTGACGCAACGGGCCTGATGGCAGCGCTGCGCGCGGCAGGGAACCGTGCGTGGGCGCAGGCCAGCCGGACGGTGCGGCCCGATGCTGTGATTCTCGACGGAAACCATAACTGGTTGGCACCTTCCGCCCAGGGCTCCCTGTTCGAGGACGTCGAGACCCGGGAGATCAGCTGCGACGCGCCGGTTCACACCCGGATCAAAGCGGACCTTCAGTGCCTGAGCGTCGCCGCCGCGAGCGTCCTGGCCAAAGTGGAACGCGACCATCTCATGGTCGAATTTTCCCGGCGCTACCCGGGGTACGGCTGGGAGATCAATAAGGGTTATGCCACCGCCGGCCACAGGGCAGCCATTGACGGTCTCGGGCCAAGCCGGGAGCACCGCCGTACGTGGCGCCTCGGCACGGGCACAGGTATGAGCGTGCCCGCCGTCGAAATTGGGGGATGA